The genomic window AACGCGTCCGCTCGCATTGACCGCACAGCGCTGGCGGACGAGTGACCACGCTGTGTGCCGATCGTCCGCCTGGCACGCTATCTTAGGCGGCCATTTGCTGACAAGTCTCTACACATTTCCGGCAGGCTTCGGCGCATTCGCGGCAGTGATCATGATCGTGCGCCCCGCATTGCTCGGCACACCACTCGCAAGCCTCGGCACAGAGACGGCAGATTTGGTCCGCAAACCGACTGTTTCGCGCGCTCGCTTGGGCGCACAACAAACACAAGTCAATGCACTCACGACAACAATGCGGACAATCATTGTCGCTTTGCATATCGATCATCGCATGCAAACAACGCTCACAAGCGGTGGCGCATTGCAAACAGGCTTCGATACATTCTTCACGGGTCGCCATGGCTCTTCTCCGAAAGTTGGATAACGGTTGCCGCCGACCCAATGGAACGCCCATTGCGCCGGCAAACA from Roseimaritima ulvae includes these protein-coding regions:
- a CDS encoding four-helix bundle copper-binding protein, coding for MCRLCAEACEWCAEQCGAHDHDHCRECAEACRKCVETCQQMAA